In Hymenobacter gelipurpurascens, one DNA window encodes the following:
- a CDS encoding DUF4259 domain-containing protein codes for MSTWGYYNFDNDLAADLAAKFRDTHSLGLLSEALADIPSAETIGNDAAQEALAAAELVAALLGKPGEDLPADLLPITVQLNPAESTTLQGLAREAVQAVSKRSDLQAHWTKGDNKKEWQQRQQDLLHRLQ; via the coding sequence ATGAGCACCTGGGGCTACTACAACTTCGATAATGACTTGGCAGCAGATTTGGCGGCTAAGTTCCGGGATACGCACAGCCTAGGCCTGCTTTCGGAGGCGCTGGCCGACATTCCATCGGCTGAAACTATCGGGAACGATGCGGCGCAGGAAGCGCTGGCCGCGGCTGAACTGGTTGCCGCTCTCCTTGGTAAGCCCGGTGAAGACCTTCCGGCTGATTTGCTGCCCATTACCGTGCAGCTCAACCCCGCGGAAAGCACCACCTTGCAGGGCCTGGCCCGTGAAGCCGTGCAAGCAGTTTCTAAACGCTCCGATCTGCAGGCGCACTGGACCAAAGGCGACAACAAAAAAGAGTGGCAGCAGCGCCAGCAGGACCTTCTGCACCGGCTGCAATAA
- a CDS encoding EamA family transporter, with protein sequence MHWLLLALLTALCLALYNFFIKLASGHISAAAGAVILQLVAAGLGGIWLVWLRLKGQPLDISSKGVGLAMLAGAGVGLAEILTFVVFGRGLPSSVGTPVIVGGSVLLTAVLGLVVLRETLSWSQAAGLLSIVIGIALLARGH encoded by the coding sequence ATGCATTGGCTCTTACTTGCCTTACTCACAGCTCTTTGCCTGGCTCTGTATAATTTCTTTATTAAGCTGGCTTCCGGGCACATTTCAGCGGCAGCCGGCGCCGTTATTTTGCAGCTGGTAGCCGCTGGCCTAGGCGGTATCTGGCTGGTCTGGCTGAGGCTGAAAGGCCAGCCACTTGATATCAGCAGCAAAGGGGTAGGGTTGGCCATGCTGGCCGGGGCGGGCGTAGGCCTGGCCGAAATCCTCACGTTTGTGGTATTTGGCCGAGGCTTACCCTCTTCAGTAGGCACGCCCGTAATTGTGGGAGGCTCCGTTCTGCTGACGGCTGTGCTAGGCCTAGTGGTGCTGCGCGAAACGCTTTCCTGGTCTCAGGCTGCCGGCTTGCTCAGCATTGTAATAGGCATTGCCCTGCTGGCCCGGGGGCATTGA